GTATCAGTGACAACTGGCCACCAATTACAATCTTGGCCAACTTGCCCAGCACAAGCAACTGAACCTAAAGCATACTGAATAGTAGCATCAACTTGTAAAGCCATGCCAATATCTAAACGGTTTAACAGCACTCGAGCAATTTTTGGTCTGTCAACTTCATACTTAGCTTCTCGCTCAACTAAGGAGGCTAAAATCATAACCTCCTGAAATGTTAAGCCCATATCATTGGCCTTAATTTTAAGTTCATCAGGAATTTTCTCATCAAAAGTACTGCGTAATATTTCTACAACTTCAGGCGTAGTAATGTATTTAGGAAATAAATAGGTTTCTGGAAATAAATAACCTTCTAATCCTTCTGAGGCAGACATAAACTCAGAGACAGAAAATTCTACACCATTGTCAGCAAAAGCTTCGCTCAAAATTTGAGCTATTTCTTCTCGCCTTTTACCCTCAGGGATTGTCACCCAAAAATCTTCTTTGCCTTCAGTCAGCTTTTGAGCAATCTGAGCTAAATCCATTGATTGATTGAGAGAATAACTACCAGCCTGCAGCTCACCTTCCATATTCTTCTTAGTTACATAAAGCCGAAAACCCCATTCATTTTTAATTAAATTGTTGTCTTTTAAAATTTGAGCAATATTAATGACCCCAGAGCCTTTAGGAATAATAATTTTGACAACTTCTTGATTCTGCAAATCAACGGGTTTTTGGACATCGTTCCACCAATACATAGCTCCACCAACTATTCCACCTGCCAATAAGAGTAAAAATAAAATAATGAAAATCAAAGGGTGAATGCGACGTTTTCTAGGCATAGCTTACACATTGTAGATGAAAAAAATAAATTTGAAAATTGTCCGCCAAAGGCGGATCAGCCTTTAGCTGAAAAATTATCTATACTTCTTCAAATAGAGCTCTGCGGTAGCCGTCTTTTTCCTTGATAAAAATCCGGCCACAGGCACAAAAAACTAAAGTTTTGCCTTTTAGCTTTTTAGTTTTAGCCAAAGTTAGAGGCCTGCCACAACCCACACATTGTTTATTTTTTAAAAGCCATTGCTGGACAGGTTTGATAATATGTTTGAGCATGAAATATCTCCCTAGGCAGATCTATTCTTAATGAATTTACTATACTGTTTTTACCTGAGGTGAGCAAGAAGAATTCTTTGCTTTTTGTTTTATTAATCGCTTTTTACATCGCAGCTATCAAGAAGCTGTTTTGTGAATACCTTAAAAAATATCTTCTGCATTCCTCTGAGGGAAGCTTAGAAGATAATAATATGAATAAAACAGCTTCATGAAGACCGATGTATAAGCGAGAGCTTTCTTTGCCTATTTCTTTGTCGGTACAAAGAAATAGGCTTAAGTTTTAAATAGGCAAAAAAATAAGAAGGCTTTAATTAAACTATTCACTTTCCAGCCAATTTTGCAAAATGATAGCAGCTGCAGTCTGATGAGTTTTGCTTTGCCGTTTTTTACGTTTAGCTCCGGCTTGAATTAGTTTTTGCAATGCTTCTTGAGAAGACAAGGTTTCATCAGTAAGTAAAACTGGAATTTTAACATGAGCTTTAAGAGTAGCTATAAAATCATTGGTTCGCTCTGCCATTTTACTTTCCGAAATTCCTACTATCACCTTGCCCACTCCTTCTTCCTGACAAAGCTTGGCTAGATACTCAGCGCTTTGTTCGTCGGAAAGATTGGGAAGTTGACTATGCGGTTCAGCTAAATAACCATCGGAGATAGCTAAACCAATATGAGATAAACCGTAATCAATACCAAGATATTTCATAATTTTTTATTTAAAAAAAATTTTTAATTTTTCAGCATACGGTTGTCGGCTTTCTAGACCAAAATGTCTAGATTTTTTATGATTAATATACAAATTGTCATTTTCCCATCTAGGAAGGATGTGAATATGAAAATGCCATACATCTTGATTTCCAGCTGGCTCATTATGCTGACGAAAAGAAATACCATCGCAGGAATAACTTTGTTTCATAGCTAGAGCAATCCTTTTGGCAACAATATATAGTTTTCCTAGCAAATCATCTGGTATGTCGTAAATATTTTCAACATGATTTCTTGAAATGACAATCACTCCACCAGGATTTTTAGGCCACCATTTCGGAGAGATAAAAACTAAAATATCTTCATTTTCGTAAATAATATCTTCTTGCCTATTCCAATATCCATCTTCACCTCGAATTAATTTGCAAAAAGGGCAATTATAATCTGATGGTTCATGGTTATACATATTTTAATACTTTGACAAAACTGCCATAACTACCCCTCTTCGCAAATATGTCCCTGGCGGCACGCAAGTTATCAATGTTAAAGTTTGCCGATCATAACGCTGTTCCAATACTTCTACCTGGCTTGGTTCAATTTCGTGATATGACTCTACCAGATATTTATATTCAACCCCGTCATATTTTACAAAAATTTCATCACCTTTTTCCAAGGTTGGAATCTTGGAAAAAACAGTCATGTAATTTTTAGGATTATAAAATACCGGCAAAACACTATGGCCAAAAATCACTGGATTGCCATATTGCCCTGGCAAGGCAGTGCCAGAATAATGAATAAGGTGCTCATCTAAACTATCGCCACCGATTACCACCTCCATAGTATCAATATTTAATTTAGGAATAGATAATGTATAGCTTTTGACTGTGCTAGGCAATGAGGTTTGGCCAGAAGCAATATCAGCTTGAGGAAACCAGTTGCTGACTTTCGTGTAATCAAGATCAACTATAACTGGTTGGGTTTCTTGATGAGCCATAACCGGCTGAGCCGGATCACTAGGCAGAGTTTGCTGTGTATTTTGAGCAATGCCTCGCATCACATCCCATTCTTCTTGAGGGACAGGTTTAGCCAAAGACCGTTGAGCCCATTTTACATTGACCATTTGATAAGACAGTAAAGGATACAAAACCGTAGTCATAGCTGTAGCACCCACTACAATAAAAACATTGGGTAAAATTCGACCCACACGCCTCAACCAGGTTTGGCGAATATGTGTATCTTGAGATTGAACTTTGGGATAGGCTTTATAGTAAAAATATGGCATGACGATTACTCATCTTGTTTAACATCAATTGAAATATTAGTAGTTTTCCGAGGCAAAGTTCCCAGAGAACCAGGAAGGGAAGGATTGACAGTGATTTTAGTCCGAGAAAAATTCGGTAAGGTTTTGAAATATTGCTCGACTACATTAGGATATTTACCTTTGATATTTTCTTTAATTTGATTAATATCAACCTTGGGCAAAAGTTTGGCTTGAGCTTGCACGGAAACAGTATTGATATCATCTTCAGTTTTGACTTTATCAATTTGGCTTTCAATACCATTTTCAGTAATAGAAAAATTATCCGGAATTTGACTTTGGAGTGCTTTGACCATAACCAATTCAAAGTCAGATTTTTTAGCTGTTAGGATTGTGACTGTGACAGTAGCGGTAGCGGTTAGTGTATCTGCCTCCTCACCAGTTTCATGATTAAATGAATAGTCACCAATATCAGATTCTGATGTATCGGGAAATACTACCAACTCATCTCCATTTTGACCAGCCAGTTTTTCTTTAGCCTGAGATTCGAGTTTTTTAGTCACAGCCTCTAGACCATCTGTCCGATCCTGTTTAGAAACTGCTTGTAGCGATTTACTGGTACCGCCACTAATGGCTTCATTAGCAGTGGCCGTTAATTGATCTGAGCTAAAATCTTTGACACCAAAATCACTATCTTTGGCCGCGTTATATTCAGCTCCAACCTCAGCTGCCTCAATACTGGCATCAGCTTTACCAAATGAGTAGGTCACACTATCGTCACTTGTTTGGGCACTCCTTGAGGCAATTGTGACACTTTCGGTCAAAACGTAGCGCAGACTTTCTGGCCCAATTAAAATAGTATCTTCGGTTAGGGTTCTAACTTTATCAGTTTTGTTGTAAATAGTCACTTTCCCCTTGGCTTTTTCTCCAGTTTTAACACTACCGGTTGTAGCAATAGTTTCACTACCTTCAATAGTAACTTCTTCAATTTTACCTGGAACTATAAAATCTTCAGTATTAACTGAGGTAATCTCGGTATCAACTGTGAGGTCAATTTTTTTACTAATCACTTTTGGCTTGAGATAGATAGTGACTTCCGCTTTAGGCACGTTCCAGTAAAACCAAGCCAATCCACCACCAACACCTCCCAGCAACAACACAGCTACAACAATAACCAACCATACTCTTAATTTACGTTTTGGTTTATGTGACAAAGCTGTTTCAGCTTTTTTACTTACTGGTAATGGTAGTTTAGGCAATTTCTTAAAAAGAGAAAAAGGGTTGGGTAAAGCTGGCAAGGCTAGTTTTGCTTTTTGACTCATTTCTTGCTTGGCAGTTTGTTCTATTTCTTCTGTCTCTTGAGCAACCGGAATAGTCTCGCTAGTTTGAGCAGAAATTGGGACAGTAGCTTGCTGACCTACACTAAATCCAACTGGAAGTTCTTGGCTTATTTCAGGTTCAGCTTGCACTTCTAGTTCTGGAGTTTGTTCGGCTACTGTTGCAGTCTGTGGCTGAGCTGAAGACTCTATTTCAACTTGTTTTTCCTCTGGCAGCGACACATCTAGACCAAGTGACTTAGCTACTTCTTTGCCACCAGCAATGGCTACGGCTTTGACTGAAGCTTCTGGCTCTAGGATATCAATTTTAGGAGTATGCAAAAAATTCAGTTCTTTTTCCCAAGGAAAGCTTAAAAGCTGCTGTTTAATATCTTCAAAATCAGTATGGCTGTCATATAAAACCATTCGTGATGGCAGTTGATCAGTTTTTTTAAAACGCATTAAACCTTCTTGAACATCAGCTACCACATCTTCACTCCGACCCACATTTTCTTGGCCAACCACTTTACCCAGCTCAACTAAACTAACCAAAAGCAATAACTCATTAAAGCGGATAAAAATAGCTGAGGGTGGTGTGCCTTGTTCTTGTTTAAGGTAAGTAATCAAGGCATCAATAGACAAAACGTAGCCTAGAGGTTTAAGCTCAAGTTTACCGCAAAGAAATTTGAGAGTGTCTCGACGCTCAGCTTTAATACCATTTTCATCAACCCAATCTTCAGGCAAACCAAAGATAACACTACTGGGATCAGCTGAGATAGTTTCAATGGCTGAAGCCATAGCCATATCTGTGGCCCGCAGCAAAGCTTCATCACCTTTACCTTCAACAGAAATAGCATCACTAGTAGATAAAACTTTGACCTGACCCTCTACCACATGCCACACTGCTACTTTTACCCAACCTGTGCCAATCTCCAGCGCAAAGTAGGCAGTTAAGTTTTGATTGCTATCTTTTTTTAGTGGCAGTAAATTTCCCAAGTTCATAAAAAACCAGCAGGTGGTCCTAAGCTTTATTATGCAGCAAAAAGAGAAGTTTTAAAAGCAGAAATAGAAGTTATATACAGAACCCTTTACCTTTTACTTACGAGATTAATAAATCTTTTCATTTCCTGATTTTATCTAAGTGAATCAGAGTTAAATTCATTAGAATTTTCTACAAAATATAAAATTCTTGCAGAGATAAAATCTCGATAAATTTGACCAGGTTGTAGGGGTTCATTGTTATCAACATCTTTTTTAAAAGAAGCAATCGTTTCTCCTTCTAGAACTATTTTC
Above is a window of Candidatus Beckwithbacteria bacterium DNA encoding:
- the mltG gene encoding endolytic transglycosylase MltG, which encodes MPRKRRIHPLIFIILFLLLLAGGIVGGAMYWWNDVQKPVDLQNQEVVKIIIPKGSGVINIAQILKDNNLIKNEWGFRLYVTKKNMEGELQAGSYSLNQSMDLAQIAQKLTEGKEDFWVTIPEGKRREEIAQILSEAFADNGVEFSVSEFMSASEGLEGYLFPETYLFPKYITTPEVVEILRSTFDEKIPDELKIKANDMGLTFQEVMILASLVEREAKYEVDRPKIARVLLNRLDIGMALQVDATIQYALGSVACAGQVGQDCNWWPVVTDTKFKSPYNTYLTNELPPAPICNPGQSVIEAVLNAPDHDYMYYLAEPSGKTHYAKTKAEHDANIEEYLNY
- the ruvX gene encoding Holliday junction resolvase RuvX, with amino-acid sequence MKYLGIDYGLSHIGLAISDGYLAEPHSQLPNLSDEQSAEYLAKLCQEEGVGKVIVGISESKMAERTNDFIATLKAHVKIPVLLTDETLSSQEALQKLIQAGAKRKKRQSKTHQTAAAIILQNWLESE
- a CDS encoding HIT family protein is translated as MYNHEPSDYNCPFCKLIRGEDGYWNRQEDIIYENEDILVFISPKWWPKNPGGVIVISRNHVENIYDIPDDLLGKLYIVAKRIALAMKQSYSCDGISFRQHNEPAGNQDVWHFHIHILPRWENDNLYINHKKSRHFGLESRQPYAEKLKIFFK
- a CDS encoding sortase, giving the protein MPYFYYKAYPKVQSQDTHIRQTWLRRVGRILPNVFIVVGATAMTTVLYPLLSYQMVNVKWAQRSLAKPVPQEEWDVMRGIAQNTQQTLPSDPAQPVMAHQETQPVIVDLDYTKVSNWFPQADIASGQTSLPSTVKSYTLSIPKLNIDTMEVVIGGDSLDEHLIHYSGTALPGQYGNPVIFGHSVLPVFYNPKNYMTVFSKIPTLEKGDEIFVKYDGVEYKYLVESYHEIEPSQVEVLEQRYDRQTLTLITCVPPGTYLRRGVVMAVLSKY